TGTCCTACAGCTGGTACACATAACGTTTCATCTAAATGTTCTGTAATAACTTCATCGTCCCAGCCCATTCTCTGTAATCCAGCTGTCGCTAAAATAATTGCATCGTAATCTTCATCTTTTAACTTACGTAAGCGTGTATCGATATTTCCGCGGATCCACTTCACTTGTAAATCTGGTCTCGCAGCTAGTAGTTGTGCACTACGTCTCAAACTACTCGTCCCTAAGATTGCACCTTTTGCTAAGTCTTTAAACGATTCTCCGTTTTTAGAAATAAAAGCGTCACGAGGGTCAACGCGCTTTGGTGTACAACCAATCGTTAATCCATCTGGAAGTACAGCCGGCATATCTTTCATACTATGTACAGCCATATCAATTTCTTTCGTAAGTAACGCGTGTTCAATTTCCTTTACAAATAAACCTTTTCCGCCTACTTTTGAAAGAGTAACATCTAAAATAACATCACCTTTTGTTACGATTTCTTTCACTTCAAATTCATATGGTAAACCAAGCGCTTTTAATTGATCGATAAACCAATTTGTTTGTGTTAATGCTAGCTTACTCTTTCGTGAACCTACAATAATTTTGCGCATAATTCTCTCTCCTCATTATAAATACCAAAAGTGGAAATTAGATAAACTACTTAATAGAAAAATGTTAACTAGCATTACGAGAAATGCCCCTACA
This genomic interval from Bacillus cereus contains the following:
- the hemC gene encoding hydroxymethylbilane synthase; protein product: MRKIIVGSRKSKLALTQTNWFIDQLKALGLPYEFEVKEIVTKGDVILDVTLSKVGGKGLFVKEIEHALLTKEIDMAVHSMKDMPAVLPDGLTIGCTPKRVDPRDAFISKNGESFKDLAKGAILGTSSLRRSAQLLAARPDLQVKWIRGNIDTRLRKLKDEDYDAIILATAGLQRMGWDDEVITEHLDETLCVPAVGQGALAIECREDDKDLLQLLAHINDAVTERTVAAERVFLHKLEGGCQVPIAGYATLKEDDAIELTALVGSMDGSVLLKETVVGTDPKEVGLEAADRLIKQGAKELILAANKGQQ